The nucleotide window CAGCGTCTGTGTCGGATGCTGGCCGGCCCCGTCACCCGCGTTGATCAGCGGGATATCGACGAACTCGCTCGCCATCTGCGCCGCGCCTTCACTGGGGTGGCGCAGCACGAGCGCGTCGGCGTACCCCTCGACGACGCGCACGGTGTCGGCGAGGCTCTCGCCCTTGGTCGCGCTGGAGGATTCGACCGGCCCCATGTCGAGTGCATCTCCGCCCAAGCGTTTGATCGCCGTCTCGAAACTCATGTGCGTGCGCGTGCTCGGTTCGAAAAAACAGAGCGCGAGCAGATCGTCGGCGTGGCGATCCCGGTCCGGCGGCGTTCGATCGATCTCGGCTGCGCGGTCGAGCACCGTCTCGATGTCCGCCCGTGAGAGGCTCTTGGCGCTGATGACGTGGTCGTGGCTCACTGCATACAGCCGGGCACCGACTCGTCTTGAATCCCCCGACACGCCCCGTCCGCCGGCAAGCTTTATCCAGCCTCACCGGAAAGATAATCCAATGCCAACGCGCCTGCCGACCGGCATCGACGTTCTCGACAACCGACTCGGGGGTGGGGTTCCAGCGGGGAGCATCGTCGCCCTTTCGGCCCCGCCGGCAAGCCAGGCCGAACTCCTGCTCGCCGAGTTCGTGATGCCGCGCGACACGCTTTATCTCGCGTTCGACCGACCCGCAGCGGTCGTCTCGGCGAACATCGAACGAACGGACGTCGATACCGGCGACCCGACGGTCCGGACGATCGACGCCGACGATCCCATCGACGAAGCGCTCGCCGTCCTTGACGAGCTCCCCGAACGCTCGACGGTCGTCGTCGATCCACAGTCGGTGATCGAGCGCGCCGAGCGCCCGGCGTTTCTGGAGTTCATGACCGGCCTACGCCGACGCGTCGATGACGCGGGGAGTATCGCCGTGTTGCACTGCCTCGACGGGCGTAACGTCTCGCCGCTGCGCGACAGCACCGAACACCTTGCGGACGTGATCTTCCGTCTCACGACCGATACGACCGGCGCGACGGTCGAGAACCGCCTCGCGGTGCCGAAGTTCCGCGGCGGGCGTGCGCTCACCGAGACGCTCAAACTCACCCTCACCGATCGAGTCGCGGTCGACACCAGTCGCGATATCGCGTAATGAGACGGCGGCTGTCACCGGCGGAGCGTTTATGCGGTAGCCGGCCGACAGCGCCCGCAATGGCAACCGCAGAGTCGGCGTTCGACCTCCGACGCCTCGCCGCCCAGATCGTGCTCGTCGGGCTGGTCGTCACGGTCGCGCTCAGCGACTTCGGCAACCCCGTCTTCGCCGTCGTCGGCTTCCTCAGCGGGCTGTTGCTCGTGCTGGCGGCGGTCGATACGATCCGCGAACATCCGCTCTACCCGGTCGCGTTCGGCGTCGTCATCGTTCTCGCGGGTGTCGGAGGAATCCTGATCAACGGGTTCGGGTTCGTCGTCGCGCTGCTCGTTCTCGGCGGGCTCGTCTATCTCGGTGACTGGGGCTATCGGCAGTACGAGCGCGCCTAACGGTTCGACGCGAGGTCGTTACTCCTCGTCGAGTTCTTCGGTGATGTCGTCGACGTCCACGTCGGCATCCTCGAGCTCCTCCTCGATGGCGTCGAGATCGGCCTCGCCACCGCCGCCGCCCATACCGCCCATCATGCCACCCATGCCGCCCATCATCCCGCCGGTGCCGTCGATGACCTCCTCGACGATCACGCGATCGAGGTCGAGCCGGTCGATGAGATCGCCCAGGATCTGCTGTTTGCCCATCATCCACTGCTGGTCGAACTGGAGCTGGGGCGACTGCTCGATGTAGAGCGTCTCCTTCTCGACGACCTCGGTCTCGAACTCGGGTTCGCTCTCCTCGTCGTCCTCGTCCTCGTCGGACTCCACCATCTGCTCTTCTTCGACTTCGTCCGTCTCGATGCGCATGTCGAAGTCGGCGTCGAAGTACATGCCGAGCATCCCCTCGGCCTGTTCGAGGCGGTCGTCGACCGTGTCGAGCACCTCGTAGTCGTACTCGACGTCTTGGCCGGCGAGCGGGTGGTTGAAATCCACACGTGCGCGCCCGCCGATGATCGTCTCGACGTGGCCGTGCTCGCCGTCGATGTCGACGTGGCCGCCCGGATAGCGGTCGTCCTCCGGGATGCGGTCGGCGCTCACAGTACGAACTTCGTCCTCGTCGTACTCGCCGAAGGCCTCGTCGGCGGGCACCGTCACGGTGCCCGAATCGCCGGCCTCGCCGCCGGTGAAGTCCTCCTCGACGGTGTCGAAGAGGTGGCCGGCACCGACCGCGATGACGCGCGGCTCGAAGCTCTGCTGTTGGTCGTCGACGCCCTCCTCCTCGGCGACCTCCTCGTCGGTCGTGTCGACGAGCTGGTCGTTCTCGACCGACCGGGCGGTGTAGGCGAGACGGACGAAATCTCCCTCCTGAATCCCGCTTGCGGCTTCCTCGTCGGCGTCCGATGCGGACTGTTCGCTTGCTTCGTCGCTCATACCCCCTCAACTCCCGTTCGACGTTTAAGAACGTTGCTTCACGTTCGCCTGCGGACGACGGATCGCGCTGCTCACGTACTGCAAGCGAGCGACGTCGTCGCCGTTCGTGCAGGGGACAGGTTTAGGAACCGGAACGTCCTCTGTCGGATATGGCAGACACGACCGAAGCGAGTCAGTCCCTCTCGCGCGACGAGGCCGCCGAAGCGCTCGAATCGCTCGCGAACGAGCTGCGCGGGGACGCCGAGATGACGGTCCTCGCCGGCAACAAGTCGGTCGCGCTCACGCCGCGCGACACCGTCGAGTACGACATCGAGGTGAGCGAGCGCGAGCCGATGCTCGGCGACAAACGCGAATCGATCAGCATCGACCTCAACTGGAAAGCCGAAGAGTAGTTTCCGTCCCGGACGAACGACCCTCGTGTACGAAGTCGAGTGTAAGGTCGCCAGCCCCCACGAACCGGTCCGCGAGCGGCTGTCGGCGCTCGATGCCGAGGCCACGGGCACCGTCGAGCAGGTCGATACGTACTACGACGCGCCACATCGGAGCTTTCCGGAGACCGACGAGGCGCTCAGGATCCGCCGCGAGGACGATGGGGTACGACTCACCTACAAGGGACCGCTTGTCGATTCGCGATCGAAAACCCGTGCTGAACACGAGACGGCGATCGGAAGCGCCGAGGAGATGGCGAACGTCCTCGACGCGCTCGGGTTCGTCCCTGCCGCAACCGTCGAGAAGACCCGCGAGAGGTTCCGCTGTCGGGGCTACACCGTCGCGCTCGATTCGGTAGCGGGGCTCGGAACGTTCGTCGAGGTCGAAGACGAGGCCGAAACGGAAGACGAGATCGAACGAGTGCGTGACGGCGCGCGCGACCTCTTGGCGGCGCTCGACTGTGATCCGGGAGAGCAGATCCGGACCTCCTATCTCGAACTGCTGTCCGCGGCCGAAACGGACGAACGACCGCCGAACGAATAACTACTGGTTATCTCCGGGCACGCGAAGGTTTCCGCAAGTTATAGGCCGGGCGGCGGCGAACCCACGGCATGACCGAACGCAACATCCGCGTGGCGGCACTCGATCGGCCGGCCGCCGAGGACGAGCCAGTAGAGATCGTCGAGCGAAAGGGCATCGGCCATCCGGACTCGCTGTGTGACGGCATCGCCGAGAGCGTCTCGCGGGCGCTCGCGGCGGCCTATCTCGATCGCGTCGGACGAATTCTCCACTACAATACCGACGAGACTCAGCTGGTCGCCGGCAGCGCCGCCCCCGCCTTCGGTGGCGGCGAGGTCGTCGAACCGATCTACCTGCTCATCGTCGGGCGCGCGACCAGCGAGTACGAGGGGACGACGATCCCCACCGAACCGATCGCGCTCCGAGCGGCCCGTCAGTATCTCGAAGCACACGTCCCCGAGCTCGACGTCGGCACCGACGTCGTGATCGACGTG belongs to Halococcus qingdaonensis and includes:
- a CDS encoding FKBP-type peptidyl-prolyl cis-trans isomerase, giving the protein MSDEASEQSASDADEEAASGIQEGDFVRLAYTARSVENDQLVDTTDEEVAEEEGVDDQQQSFEPRVIAVGAGHLFDTVEEDFTGGEAGDSGTVTVPADEAFGEYDEDEVRTVSADRIPEDDRYPGGHVDIDGEHGHVETIIGGRARVDFNHPLAGQDVEYDYEVLDTVDDRLEQAEGMLGMYFDADFDMRIETDEVEEEQMVESDEDEDDEESEPEFETEVVEKETLYIEQSPQLQFDQQWMMGKQQILGDLIDRLDLDRVIVEEVIDGTGGMMGGMGGMMGGMGGGGGEADLDAIEEELEDADVDVDDITEELDEE
- the cyaB gene encoding class IV adenylate cyclase; the encoded protein is MYEVECKVASPHEPVRERLSALDAEATGTVEQVDTYYDAPHRSFPETDEALRIRREDDGVRLTYKGPLVDSRSKTRAEHETAIGSAEEMANVLDALGFVPAATVEKTRERFRCRGYTVALDSVAGLGTFVEVEDEAETEDEIERVRDGARDLLAALDCDPGEQIRTSYLELLSAAETDERPPNE
- a CDS encoding amphi-Trp domain-containing protein, giving the protein MADTTEASQSLSRDEAAEALESLANELRGDAEMTVLAGNKSVALTPRDTVEYDIEVSEREPMLGDKRESISIDLNWKAEE
- a CDS encoding RAD55 family ATPase; its protein translation is MPTRLPTGIDVLDNRLGGGVPAGSIVALSAPPASQAELLLAEFVMPRDTLYLAFDRPAAVVSANIERTDVDTGDPTVRTIDADDPIDEALAVLDELPERSTVVVDPQSVIERAERPAFLEFMTGLRRRVDDAGSIAVLHCLDGRNVSPLRDSTEHLADVIFRLTTDTTGATVENRLAVPKFRGGRALTETLKLTLTDRVAVDTSRDIA